In a genomic window of Xenopus laevis strain J_2021 chromosome 5S, Xenopus_laevis_v10.1, whole genome shotgun sequence:
- the scg2.S gene encoding secretogranin II S homeolog precursor (The RefSeq protein has 5 substitutions compared to this genomic sequence): MASSSCCYIEKCLSLSFLLLFTSFADAAPFQYYQVPQDQESRMKSIQRLPSPDMLRALEYIENLRKQANRPETLPDYASYQGAPFLSEQKDSSTPGISPENAKSPAIDDESEWMRVMLEALMQAEKEAKFSPKEKNKQLSGNLEKNIPADLLEDYESSKWPEKRPKIGNIQSRYYDDYTRDSPFKRTSEIVEGQYTPQNLATLQSVFQELGKLKAQGNHKRERLEDDQKLYKDDEDDMYKANNIAYEDVAGGEDWTPIEEKVESQTQEEIKESKEEVEKTDDIEDEMKRSGLLGIQDEDTEKNDKEQDSGNLASLMDNYLKMWINRMEKGKPNTEKRSPKYIGKDLDPESIYQLIDISRNLQIPPEDLLDMLRDEDGKKYAGRLEPNKDVEVPEDLDEVSETTVDNVDVYKNRQGFMKQPAGALLPNAPEDLTVEDMMNLMGADKLPNQSPAFLNQFNQNNGLQRPYSMHSKAKGHKAAWLKDFEKRQMEYDPRSEKEDEYVVEMLAKYPELLNNNQNRKVGVVYTPGDIQELEKQYEKALRGYLNTRGFQDYETLTKGNRRLPMPREGDDTQAKVYADEDMLMKVLEYLNQEKADKVRDQIVKRSLENM; the protein is encoded by the coding sequence ATGGCATCTTCAAGTTGTTGCTACATTGAGAAATGCCTGTCCCTGTCATTTTTACTGCTTTTCACATCCTTTGCTGATGCTGCACCCTTTCAATATTACCAAGTGCCACAAGACCAAGAATCCAGAATGAAAAGTATCCAGCGCCTTCCCAGCCCAGATATGCTGAGGGCCCTGGAGTATATAGAGAACCTCAGGAAGCAAGCAAACAGACCAGAGACTCTACCAGACTATGCATCCTATCAAGGGGCTCCATTTCTTTCAGAGCAGAAGGATATCAGTACACCAGGCATTTCACCAGAGAATGCCAAAAGCCCAGCTATAGATGATGAATCAGAATGGATGAGGGTCATGTTGGAAGCCTTGATGCAGGCAGAAAAAGAGGCAAAATTTTcacccaaagaaaaaaataaacaactaaGTGGAAATTTGGAGAAGAACATCCCTGCTGATTTGTTGGAAGATTATGAGTCAAGTAAGTGGCCTGAGAAAAGGCCAAAAATAGGCAACATTCAATCTAGGTACTATGATGATTACACTAGGGACAGTCCGTTCAAACGCACCAGCGAAATTGTGGAAGGTCAATATACCCCTCAAAACCTAGCTACACTACAGTCGGTCTTCCAGGAACTAGGCAAATTAAAAGGACAGGGAAATCATAAAAGAGAAAGATTAGAAGATGATCAGAAGCTGTATAAAGATGATGAGGATGACATGTATAAAGCCAACAACATTGCATATGAAGATGTTGCTGGAGGGGAAGACTGGACTCCTATAGAAGAGAAGGTTGAAAGTCAAACTCAAGAGGAAATAAAAGAGAGTAAAGAAGAGGTAGAGAAGACAGATGACATTGAAGATGAAATGAAGAGGTCCGGGCTACTTGGAATACAAGATGAAGAtactgaaaaaaattacaaagaacAAGATTCTGGGAACCTAGCAAGCCTGATGGACAATTATCTTAAAATGTGGATTAACAGAATGGAAAAAGGGAAACCGAATACAGAAAAACGATCACCCAAATATATAGGCAAAGACCTGGACCCTGAATCAATATACCAGTTGATAGATATTTCCAGAAACTTACAAATACCTCCGGAAGATCTTCTTGACATGCTGCGAGATGAAGATGGAAAGAAATATGCAGGAAGACTGGAGCCTAATAAAGATGTTGAAGTACCTGAAGATCTGGATGAGGTTTCTGAAACAACAGTGGATAATGTTGATGTCTATAAAAACAGACAAGGATTTATGAAGCAGCCTGCTGGTGCTCTGTTACCTAATGCCCCTGAAGATTTAACTGTGGAGGATATGATGAACCTCATgggggcagataagctgccaaatcagagTCCTGCCTTTCTGAACCAGTTTAACCAAAACAATGGCTTACAAAGACCATATTCCATGCACAGTAAAGCAAAGGGGCACAAAGCTGCTTGGTTAAATGATTTTGAAAAGAGGCAAATGGAATATGATCCAAGATCAGAGAAAGAAGATGAGTATGTTGTTGAGATGTTAGCCAAATACCCAGAGCTGTTAAATAACAATCAGAACAGAAAAGTAGGAGCCGTATATACCCCAGGTGACATCCAAGAACTTGAAAAGCAGTATGAAAAGGCTTTGAGGGGTTATTTGAACACAAGAGGATTTCAGGATTATGAGACACTGACCAAAGGTAACAGAAGACTTCCTATGCCCAGGGAGGGTGATGACACACAGGCCAAAGTGTATGCAGACGAGGACATGCTCATGAAGGTGTTGGAGTACTTAAACCAAGAGAAAGCAGACAAAGTTAGAGATCAAATTGTTAAGAGATCATTGGAAAATATGTAA